The following are from one region of the Chitinivibrionales bacterium genome:
- a CDS encoding efflux RND transporter permease subunit yields MNISAPFIKRPIGTSLLTIGVAFAGLVALRALPVAPLPNVDYPTISVSASLPGASPEIMASSVATPLERRLGSIAGVNEMTSTSYLGSSNVTLQFDLGRDIDGAARDVQAAINAARADLPSTLLSNPSYRKVNPADAPILILGLTSRDLLPSKLYDAASTIMAQKLSQVDGVGQAMVGGASLPAVRVDLNPDALAGYGIGFDQVRAAIASANVNRPKGRLQDDERLWQVGANDQIFVAEDYRPLVVANHNGTPVTLADVASVKDSVQDLRNLGLINGKPGIPVIVFKQPGANIIETIDNVKKVLPQIEADMPGGVKVSTIMDRSITIRASLREVQKTLLLSGILVILVVFAFLANVRAALIPTIAVPVSLIGTFGVMYLLGYSIDNLSLMALTIATGFVVDDAIVVLENISRHRETGMPPLQAALEGAREVGFTVLSMSISLVAVFIPILLMGGIMGRLFREFSITLAVAILVSMVISLTATPMMCATILRRHRAGGARGIGGVLERAFAWLQRGYGRWLQAGLRHRRLMLGLTVLTLVCTVVLFRAVPKGFFPQQDTGRIMGSVLAAQDISFQAMKAKMQAIANIIGSDSSIDNFVAFAGGGQTVNSGRMFISLKPFDKRKYDADQVIAGLRKRLGAVAGAQTFLQSAQDLRVGGRMSGGQYQFTLTGDNLSLLNDWAPRIERMLRSLPEIVDISSDEQNRGLSTTLTIDRSTASRLGIRPAQVDQTLYDAFGQRPVSVLYTLLNQYRVIMEVEPQFWERPDALRSIFVQSSTGTMVPFSAFSKYTVSPTLLSVAHHGQFPAVTLSFNLPEKSSLGGGIQAIKTAMQKNVIPEGIRTGFAGTAQVFQSSLANEPFLILIALLAVYIVLGVLYESYLHPLTILSTLPSAGVGAFVAMLITGTQFTAISLIGILLLIGLVKKNGILMVDFAIQAQRRDGKSPVEAIYQASCLRFRPIMMTTMAALLAAVPLAFGHGSGYELRQPLGIAIIGGLIFSQALTLFTTPVIYLYLDGLKQRMAGRRSARRNGVPSAAH; encoded by the coding sequence ATGAACATTTCGGCACCATTTATCAAGCGGCCGATAGGCACCTCGCTCCTCACCATCGGCGTGGCGTTCGCGGGCCTGGTGGCGCTTCGGGCCCTTCCCGTGGCCCCGCTTCCTAACGTTGATTACCCGACGATCTCGGTGTCCGCGTCGCTTCCGGGCGCCAGTCCTGAGATCATGGCGTCGTCGGTGGCCACGCCGCTCGAGCGGCGGCTGGGAAGCATCGCGGGTGTCAACGAAATGACGTCAACAAGCTACCTTGGCTCCAGCAATGTCACCCTGCAGTTCGATCTCGGCCGCGACATCGACGGCGCGGCACGCGACGTGCAGGCCGCGATCAACGCGGCCCGGGCAGACCTGCCTTCCACGCTGCTGTCCAATCCGAGTTACCGGAAAGTAAACCCCGCGGACGCGCCGATCCTTATTTTGGGTCTCACCTCGCGGGACCTGCTGCCGTCAAAGCTCTACGATGCGGCGTCCACGATCATGGCGCAGAAATTGTCCCAGGTTGATGGGGTGGGCCAGGCCATGGTCGGAGGCGCCTCGCTCCCGGCGGTCCGCGTCGACCTCAACCCCGACGCGCTGGCCGGCTACGGTATCGGGTTTGACCAGGTGCGCGCCGCCATAGCCTCCGCAAATGTCAACCGTCCCAAGGGCAGGCTCCAGGACGACGAGCGGCTGTGGCAGGTGGGCGCCAACGACCAGATCTTCGTTGCAGAGGACTACCGGCCGCTCGTGGTTGCCAACCACAACGGAACGCCGGTAACGCTCGCCGATGTCGCGTCTGTAAAGGACTCGGTGCAGGACCTGCGCAATCTGGGGCTCATCAACGGCAAGCCCGGCATCCCGGTGATTGTGTTCAAGCAGCCCGGCGCCAACATCATCGAGACCATAGACAATGTCAAGAAGGTGCTGCCACAGATCGAGGCCGACATGCCGGGCGGCGTCAAGGTGTCCACCATCATGGACCGCAGCATCACCATCCGCGCGTCGCTCCGCGAGGTGCAGAAGACCCTGCTGTTGTCCGGGATACTGGTGATCCTTGTGGTGTTCGCCTTCCTTGCGAACGTGCGCGCAGCGCTGATCCCCACCATCGCCGTTCCCGTCTCGCTCATCGGGACGTTCGGCGTCATGTACTTGTTGGGCTACAGCATCGACAACCTGTCGCTCATGGCGCTCACCATCGCCACCGGGTTCGTGGTCGACGACGCCATCGTGGTGCTCGAAAACATCAGCCGGCATCGTGAGACCGGCATGCCGCCGCTTCAGGCGGCGCTCGAAGGCGCCCGGGAGGTCGGCTTTACTGTTCTGTCAATGAGCATCTCGCTGGTGGCGGTGTTCATCCCCATCCTTTTGATGGGCGGCATCATGGGCAGGCTGTTTCGGGAATTTTCAATAACGCTGGCGGTTGCGATTCTGGTTTCGATGGTGATTTCGCTTACGGCGACGCCCATGATGTGCGCAACCATCCTCAGGCGGCACCGGGCCGGCGGCGCACGGGGAATCGGCGGGGTTCTAGAGCGGGCCTTTGCTTGGCTCCAAAGGGGCTACGGCCGCTGGCTGCAGGCCGGGCTCCGGCACCGCAGGCTGATGCTCGGCCTCACCGTCCTCACGCTCGTGTGCACCGTGGTGCTGTTCCGCGCCGTGCCGAAGGGTTTTTTCCCGCAGCAGGATACGGGAAGGATCATGGGAAGCGTCCTGGCCGCCCAGGACATCTCGTTCCAGGCCATGAAGGCGAAGATGCAGGCGATCGCGAACATCATCGGGTCCGATTCATCCATCGACAATTTCGTGGCGTTCGCCGGCGGCGGCCAGACCGTGAATTCCGGCAGGATGTTCATCTCGCTCAAGCCGTTTGACAAGAGGAAATACGACGCGGACCAGGTGATCGCGGGGCTTCGCAAGCGGCTCGGCGCCGTGGCGGGCGCGCAGACGTTCCTGCAATCGGCGCAAGATTTGCGCGTGGGCGGCAGGATGAGCGGAGGCCAGTACCAGTTCACCCTCACCGGCGACAACTTGTCCCTGCTTAACGACTGGGCGCCCCGCATCGAGCGGATGCTCCGCTCGCTTCCGGAAATCGTGGACATCTCGAGCGACGAGCAGAACAGGGGACTGTCCACCACGCTCACCATAGACAGGTCAACCGCGTCCAGACTTGGCATACGGCCCGCGCAGGTCGACCAGACCCTGTACGACGCGTTCGGACAGCGGCCGGTGTCGGTGCTGTATACGCTGCTCAACCAATATCGCGTCATCATGGAAGTGGAGCCGCAATTCTGGGAGAGGCCGGACGCGCTGCGGTCGATCTTCGTGCAGAGCTCCACCGGCACCATGGTCCCATTCAGCGCTTTCTCCAAATACACCGTTTCGCCCACGCTGCTGTCCGTGGCCCATCACGGACAGTTTCCGGCGGTGACACTGTCGTTCAACCTGCCCGAAAAATCGTCGCTCGGCGGTGGGATACAGGCAATCAAGACCGCAATGCAGAAAAACGTGATTCCCGAGGGAATCCGCACCGGGTTCGCGGGCACCGCGCAGGTGTTCCAGTCCTCCCTGGCAAACGAGCCCTTTCTTATTCTCATTGCGCTTCTGGCCGTGTACATCGTGCTCGGTGTTCTTTACGAAAGCTACCTCCATCCGCTTACCATTCTGTCAACGCTGCCGTCGGCCGGCGTGGGGGCGTTCGTCGCCATGCTCATCACCGGCACGCAATTCACGGCCATCAGCCTTATCGGCATCCTGCTTCTTATCGGGCTGGTGAAGAAGAACGGCATATTAATGGTCGATTTTGCGATTCAGGCCCAACGCAGGGACGGCAAAAGCCCCGTGGAGGCAATTTACCAGGCGAGCTGCCTGCGGTTTCGCCCCATCATGATGACGACCATGGCGGCGCTCCTCGCCGCCGTTCCGCTGGCATTCGGCCACGGCTCCGGCTACGAATTGCGCCAGCCGCTCGGCATCGCCATCATAGGCGGGCTCATTTTTTCACAGGCGCTCACGCTGTTCACCACGCCGGTTATCTATCTGTATCTTGACGGATTAAAACAGCGCATGGCCGGCCGGCGGTCTGCGCGCAGGAACGGTGTTCCGTCGGCCGCGCACTGA